A genome region from Paenibacillus pabuli includes the following:
- a CDS encoding amidohydrolase family protein has product MPIIDIHIHLSDIDSFHRTAIDLSQVDYSAAGLKTEFDKNDVILGIGMGVTEQTKGAFPDSSSPNPMGLDLEETVPPFLMECVGVNPNRLGGEHAQEELDRIEARLQAPEVAGIKLYAGYYHYYVHDKIYTPIYELAAKYNMPVVIHTGDTYSMNGLLKYAHPLTVDELAYQQRGVNFMICHLGDPWVMDAAEVVAKNPNVYADLSGLVVGDRPHFERFMNEPLFMDHFRRALVYSDHYEKMLFGTDWPLAPIDLYAEFVRRLVPEQHHEKVFYENAFRLFPRIEQRIAQLG; this is encoded by the coding sequence ATGCCGATCATTGATATTCACATTCATCTGTCTGACATTGACAGCTTCCATCGAACGGCGATCGATCTGTCCCAAGTCGATTACTCTGCCGCCGGCCTCAAGACGGAGTTTGACAAGAACGACGTCATACTCGGTATTGGCATGGGAGTGACCGAGCAGACGAAGGGAGCCTTTCCGGACTCCAGTTCACCGAACCCGATGGGACTTGATCTGGAAGAAACGGTTCCGCCCTTTCTGATGGAATGTGTCGGCGTCAATCCGAACCGGCTTGGCGGTGAACACGCGCAGGAAGAATTGGACCGCATTGAAGCAAGGCTGCAAGCTCCCGAGGTAGCGGGTATCAAGCTGTACGCGGGGTACTATCATTACTATGTCCATGACAAGATATATACTCCGATCTATGAGCTGGCAGCCAAGTACAACATGCCCGTCGTGATTCATACGGGAGATACGTACTCGATGAATGGATTGCTAAAGTATGCCCATCCGCTGACTGTGGATGAGCTAGCATATCAACAGCGCGGGGTGAACTTCATGATCTGTCATTTGGGTGATCCCTGGGTGATGGATGCCGCCGAAGTGGTGGCGAAGAATCCTAACGTATATGCTGATTTGTCGGGACTCGTGGTTGGGGATCGTCCCCATTTTGAACGATTCATGAATGAACCGCTGTTCATGGACCATTTCCGCCGGGCGCTGGTGTATTCCGATCACTACGAGAAAATGCTGTTCGGAACCGACTGGCCGCTTGCACCGATTGATCTGTATGCCGAATTCGTCCGCCGACTCGTGCCCGAACAGCATCATGAGAAGGTATTCTACGAGAATGCATTCCGTTTATTTCCGCGCATTGAGCAGCGAATCGCACAGCTGGGTTAA
- a CDS encoding GNAT family N-acetyltransferase, giving the protein MTVTSNLEQIRIIEYDHAYAAALADMWNRSNESWGGGTNQRTEDTVRREMESSSNLHVFLAVHEHEVVGFCSFAHYRFDEGALYVPLLNVRPDYHGHKVGRNLILNAVRKTVEAGWPRLDLFTWAGNTKAVPMYKKCGFFWEKKEDNVHLMNFIPTVLQTEALAPYFEVLDWYADSTRELVIEPDGRRERGFDFFDYTWKKGDISLRAEFEKSGRGLTALETPDYEIATEMDDHDLVFGSTYKVRYRIKNCSASELTFEIKGQDNKNIRFALDTARAVAPGEVIIVEGEFDLDPVTEEQNLMKTHPVVASTWLIGGRKAEFRIGVAPKFPAKLNMVLPMKELYTGVPAELFINVENNYGAEAEFAFDLPEDEFLEWTEPSIRFTVPAKGKASIPVSFTLRSYGLYSRKVEVTAVPAGHQPVVFTSKLSVLMKGTQGRYGGENGDQWVAVNGAFSLHMSRQDHTMWIEYPGSHHTFWWTYPKLGKPFAEEFSKKQAKEVNIYPEGDSQVLEALYESEEFPGLQVKSLTKLSANGITEFYYEISNTRRTELEENMFLMTNFGFYGNRLILPYQGRYVDMGDVYSSDPGHWDSAQITENWLFCKEAYGACGIYWDPSLKLLRPEYTLGLEHELGQMPAGAVVQTKKTVFALNTFVKWQDFRSFARKERDLVVPVLDDHLELVLGGGNPFEGGKLQAEWMERKMIPLAGNLELYAQNGGASEVKAADMELNREQDLRSVQLEFSPEEIVAKENGGNGWKIRAVYRGEDRIQERTALWFPKTQSAVDCVIEEGQAGPVYTVSNGVLSIAAAPGIGSVVHSLKYQGEEWLDSSYPEAAPRSWWNPWYGGLGVGIPGMNGFSRQQEHRSTEWTEHKDNHGNVWKGICMTTRIEKQEANRGITVQQRYLMLPGVPVLCSLHSVTNETGLTLADYSLTEDHFFKPSPVFAEGWLEHPEQGRFSLGKVDAGLQLKGLLRVGAVTRKNMLHAVDAYPNHNPSVYVNNQVLSHNVHQHLPVSNGETVWMKPTYLVLGQIPLNAEDVRSLLKLSFGNTTVEKENTHADH; this is encoded by the coding sequence ATGACAGTAACCTCGAATCTAGAACAGATCCGCATTATCGAATACGATCACGCCTACGCTGCCGCATTGGCAGATATGTGGAACCGCAGTAATGAAAGCTGGGGAGGAGGGACGAACCAGAGAACGGAGGATACCGTGCGCCGGGAGATGGAGAGTTCGTCCAATCTGCATGTGTTTCTTGCGGTTCATGAGCATGAAGTGGTTGGCTTTTGCAGCTTTGCCCACTACCGTTTCGATGAAGGCGCGCTGTATGTACCGTTATTGAACGTTCGCCCCGATTATCATGGCCATAAGGTCGGCCGCAATCTGATCCTGAACGCTGTTCGCAAAACCGTAGAAGCGGGATGGCCCCGCCTGGATCTGTTCACATGGGCAGGTAACACCAAGGCCGTGCCGATGTACAAGAAATGCGGTTTTTTCTGGGAGAAAAAAGAGGACAATGTACACCTGATGAACTTCATCCCGACCGTCTTGCAGACCGAAGCCCTCGCCCCATACTTTGAGGTGTTGGATTGGTACGCAGACAGTACGCGTGAACTCGTCATTGAGCCCGATGGCCGGCGTGAGCGTGGTTTTGATTTCTTCGATTACACTTGGAAAAAGGGAGACATCTCCTTGCGCGCCGAGTTCGAGAAGTCCGGTCGCGGCTTGACCGCGCTTGAAACGCCAGATTACGAAATCGCCACAGAGATGGACGACCATGATCTGGTGTTTGGCTCCACATACAAGGTTCGCTACCGAATCAAGAACTGCTCAGCATCTGAGCTGACGTTTGAAATCAAGGGACAGGATAACAAAAACATTCGTTTTGCTCTGGACACTGCACGAGCAGTAGCTCCGGGAGAAGTGATCATTGTGGAAGGCGAGTTCGATCTTGATCCGGTCACAGAGGAACAGAACCTGATGAAAACCCATCCTGTTGTCGCCAGCACATGGCTGATTGGCGGCAGAAAAGCGGAGTTTCGTATAGGCGTTGCACCGAAATTTCCGGCCAAGCTGAACATGGTGCTGCCCATGAAGGAACTGTACACAGGTGTCCCGGCCGAGCTGTTTATCAACGTGGAAAACAATTATGGTGCCGAAGCCGAGTTTGCTTTTGACCTACCAGAGGATGAATTCCTGGAATGGACAGAACCTTCGATACGCTTCACCGTGCCTGCGAAAGGCAAAGCTTCGATACCTGTATCCTTTACTTTGCGCTCGTATGGACTCTATTCGAGGAAGGTGGAGGTGACGGCCGTCCCGGCGGGTCACCAGCCAGTAGTTTTCACAAGCAAACTCTCCGTCCTGATGAAGGGGACCCAAGGCCGTTATGGCGGGGAGAACGGGGATCAGTGGGTGGCTGTCAATGGCGCATTCTCCCTTCATATGAGCAGACAAGATCATACGATGTGGATTGAATATCCGGGCTCTCACCACACGTTCTGGTGGACTTACCCGAAGCTGGGTAAGCCGTTTGCGGAGGAGTTCTCCAAGAAACAAGCCAAAGAAGTGAATATCTATCCCGAAGGGGACAGTCAGGTTCTCGAAGCTCTCTATGAATCGGAGGAATTCCCTGGTTTGCAGGTTAAATCATTGACCAAGCTGTCGGCAAACGGAATTACGGAATTTTACTATGAAATAAGCAATACACGCCGTACTGAGCTGGAAGAGAATATGTTTCTGATGACCAACTTCGGATTCTACGGCAATCGGCTGATTCTGCCGTACCAAGGTCGGTATGTGGACATGGGCGATGTGTATTCCAGCGATCCGGGTCATTGGGACAGCGCCCAAATCACAGAGAACTGGCTCTTCTGCAAGGAAGCGTACGGTGCATGCGGTATCTATTGGGACCCTTCCCTGAAGCTGCTTCGTCCGGAATACACATTGGGGCTGGAGCATGAGCTTGGCCAGATGCCGGCAGGGGCCGTTGTGCAGACCAAGAAGACTGTATTTGCGTTGAACACCTTCGTGAAGTGGCAGGATTTCCGTTCTTTTGCCCGTAAAGAGCGCGATCTGGTTGTACCTGTGCTGGATGACCATCTTGAACTGGTTCTAGGCGGTGGCAATCCGTTTGAAGGAGGGAAGCTGCAGGCAGAATGGATGGAGCGAAAAATGATACCACTAGCCGGAAATCTGGAGCTGTATGCGCAGAACGGTGGTGCATCGGAGGTTAAAGCTGCAGATATGGAATTAAACCGGGAGCAGGACCTTCGCTCTGTACAGTTGGAGTTCTCCCCTGAGGAAATCGTGGCAAAGGAAAATGGTGGAAATGGCTGGAAGATTCGAGCCGTATATCGCGGAGAGGATCGGATTCAGGAACGGACCGCTCTCTGGTTTCCGAAGACGCAATCCGCCGTTGACTGTGTGATTGAAGAAGGGCAGGCAGGTCCGGTGTACACGGTAAGCAATGGAGTTCTCTCGATCGCAGCAGCACCCGGGATCGGGAGCGTCGTGCATTCCTTGAAGTATCAGGGTGAGGAATGGCTGGACAGTTCGTATCCGGAAGCTGCTCCGCGTTCCTGGTGGAATCCATGGTACGGCGGGCTTGGCGTGGGAATCCCAGGTATGAATGGTTTTAGCCGTCAGCAAGAGCATAGAAGTACAGAATGGACGGAGCATAAGGATAATCACGGAAACGTCTGGAAAGGGATTTGCATGACAACCCGAATCGAGAAGCAGGAAGCGAATCGGGGAATCACGGTACAACAGCGTTACCTTATGCTGCCTGGCGTGCCTGTTCTCTGTTCGCTGCATTCAGTGACGAACGAAACCGGGTTGACGCTGGCGGATTACTCGCTTACGGAAGATCATTTCTTCAAGCCGTCACCAGTCTTTGCCGAAGGCTGGCTGGAACATCCCGAGCAAGGACGGTTCTCCTTGGGAAAGGTGGATGCGGGTCTCCAATTGAAGGGACTCTTGCGAGTAGGTGCAGTTACGCGTAAAAACATGCTTCATGCCGTAGATGCCTATCCAAATCATAATCCGTCGGTATATGTGAACAACCAGGTACTCAGCCACAATGTTCATCAACATCTGCCGGTATCCAATGGGGAGACTGTCTGGATGAAACCAACTTATCTGGTCTTAGGGCAGATTCCTCTGAATGCGGAAGATGTCCGCAGCCTGTTGAAGCTATCCTTTGGCAACACGACTGTTGAAAAGGAGAACACTCATGCCGATCATTGA
- a CDS encoding methyl-accepting chemotaxis protein has product MANMSFRVRLPLMISVLVSIVLVATAILCYRVAESITLDKSKDEIKATSDRIGAGLFTSLTLEEQSTFLITTHRTFEDLLEIRNSGEQSDDEFFSENSELIDKANGILADSLAGMEGNSNIILLDKEGAIVAANDPSALKGERADRDYFRQAIQGRNVISDGIISKTLGTLGNAFAMPIYNDDNQVEGVLVSTATTSFFVNQLQNIEINEKGSVIILDRVGTVMFHSSDETLAGQKMESGEYQTLIDLPPSEQLQQGELSSEEKVVFYSKIPRSDWTVIVEDSYEDVRKPLVSMANKMYIVLFSAIAVSIAAGILISLMVTRPITRLNGLFRRLAGGDLTVQAEGKYSGEFKDLADSFNTMAGANRQLISSMNSSIGTLNTSTTELDQSTQQTSASIADTTTTAMEISRAMESQASDTESIVDKFMNVGSKIASVSEKSQAVKRKADEITDAFENNHEVVDKLIAVNNQNEIEVGNISKITVQLAESSSGIHQITGTIAEIANQTKLLALNASIEAARAGDQGRGFAVVASEIRKLAEQTTAQSEDIKRIVMQTIEHVEQNNRSVQAIEAIAEQHKSSVGQTKETFTFVTQNMHEIMDQVQAIASEIESIERDKDDVLGAAQNLSASGEEVSASVEEVTATMQEQAGMTEHLAEMVQTIDALTKRLAEEASKFKTN; this is encoded by the coding sequence ATGGCGAACATGTCCTTTAGGGTCAGATTGCCGCTGATGATCAGTGTGTTGGTAAGTATCGTGCTGGTGGCGACGGCAATCCTATGTTATAGAGTGGCAGAAAGCATCACCCTGGACAAAAGCAAAGACGAAATTAAGGCGACTTCCGATCGGATCGGTGCTGGACTGTTTACCTCGCTGACCTTGGAGGAGCAGTCTACATTTTTGATTACTACACATCGTACATTTGAGGATTTGCTCGAAATCCGGAATTCGGGAGAACAGAGCGATGATGAATTTTTCTCGGAAAACAGTGAACTGATCGACAAAGCCAATGGCATATTGGCAGACAGTCTCGCAGGAATGGAAGGCAACAGCAATATTATTTTGCTGGACAAGGAAGGCGCTATTGTTGCAGCGAATGATCCGTCAGCCCTCAAGGGTGAACGTGCAGATCGTGATTATTTTAGGCAGGCCATTCAAGGGCGGAATGTCATCAGTGACGGGATTATCTCCAAAACGTTAGGTACGCTGGGAAATGCCTTTGCCATGCCGATTTACAATGATGACAATCAAGTGGAAGGTGTGCTGGTGTCTACTGCAACCACCTCGTTCTTCGTCAACCAGCTGCAGAATATCGAAATCAATGAAAAGGGTAGTGTCATTATTCTGGACCGTGTAGGTACGGTCATGTTTCATTCGTCAGATGAGACACTTGCTGGCCAGAAGATGGAGTCCGGGGAGTATCAGACATTGATTGATCTGCCTCCAAGCGAGCAGCTGCAGCAAGGGGAACTCAGTTCGGAAGAAAAAGTGGTATTCTACTCCAAAATTCCGCGCTCCGATTGGACGGTAATCGTGGAGGATTCGTACGAGGACGTGCGAAAGCCACTCGTATCCATGGCGAACAAAATGTATATCGTGCTGTTCAGTGCCATTGCGGTGTCCATCGCAGCTGGAATTCTGATCTCGCTCATGGTAACGAGACCGATTACGAGATTGAACGGATTGTTCAGACGGCTCGCAGGCGGAGATCTGACCGTTCAGGCAGAAGGCAAATACAGCGGAGAGTTCAAAGACCTGGCAGACAGCTTCAACACGATGGCGGGTGCCAACAGACAGTTGATCTCCAGCATGAACAGCTCCATTGGTACGTTGAACACCAGTACAACCGAGCTGGATCAATCCACACAGCAGACTTCCGCATCCATTGCGGATACAACGACGACGGCAATGGAAATCTCGCGGGCCATGGAATCACAGGCAAGCGATACGGAATCCATCGTGGATAAATTCATGAACGTGGGAAGCAAGATTGCCAGTGTGAGCGAGAAATCGCAGGCGGTGAAACGCAAAGCGGATGAGATTACCGACGCATTTGAAAACAATCATGAGGTCGTCGATAAGCTCATTGCCGTGAACAATCAGAACGAGATTGAAGTGGGTAATATTTCCAAAATTACTGTACAGCTCGCCGAGAGTTCCTCAGGTATTCATCAGATCACAGGTACCATTGCCGAGATTGCGAATCAGACGAAGCTGCTTGCACTTAATGCTTCCATTGAGGCGGCCAGAGCAGGCGATCAGGGACGCGGCTTCGCCGTCGTTGCCTCGGAGATCCGTAAACTGGCAGAGCAGACGACCGCCCAATCAGAGGATATCAAGCGGATTGTCATGCAGACGATTGAACATGTCGAGCAGAATAACCGCAGTGTACAAGCCATTGAGGCTATTGCCGAACAGCATAAGAGCAGTGTTGGACAAACCAAGGAAACCTTTACTTTTGTTACGCAAAATATGCATGAGATCATGGACCAGGTACAGGCCATTGCTTCCGAGATCGAATCCATTGAGCGTGACAAGGATGATGTTCTTGGGGCCGCACAGAACTTGTCTGCTTCCGGTGAGGAAGTATCGGCATCGGTTGAAGAAGTGACCGCAACAATGCAGGAGCAAGCGGGGATGACAGAGCATTTGGCAGAGATGGTGCAGACCATTGATGCGTTGACCAAACGGCTTGCAGAGGAAGCGTCGAAGTTTAAAACGAATTAA